One genomic segment of Clostridium saccharoperbutylacetonicum N1-4(HMT) includes these proteins:
- a CDS encoding BglG family transcription antiterminator — MYNLNVRQIEFINLLLEEKQYKPIKYYTEFLNVSDKTLKKDLIIIEEYLNKHNVELDKKHSIGIMIKDTMNAKLILHRVLQSQESKNNKISINYRRIEIIKNMLTDPHNNTSIQKLSDKYYVSKTSIVNDFKYIEEWFSLFNLKLEKTVEGTQINGLEVDIRRAIASLLFEYSKDGKNKNTIEELAIRLDAITLNALSELFEKEKIIYVNRLLLDLEKKYNCRINDPYYINLLTHILISMVRGSQGRKIYKKSDIGKFKPEKDYEEAALCINKINRDFGMTLDESEVYYLYQYFVSFGLIKDMSGKEDTVLSELDCLAINYRNRITHCMEEILQVNISKYQNIMEKLLLHIRPMLNRMKHDIHISNPLINDIKEQYPILLNVCKAATLMVSFDMKLNHIPIDEVGYLTLYYQLGLEENYATRKRVLVVCHSGYGTSKLLMTRLKRYFPEFEIIESASASRMMNINLEEIDFIISTVPLELEKNSYLLVSTFLNEHDIKNISDFLLNNKSKHLRLTSSTKLIGEYLKEELIYFNKEENEVKKQINRNIKRSIIFNPIDINRNLKIQLGFCKDECILGLSINDIENNEKQLTFYIAMENVEIMTLILKEAFNFNIKEDYANYLMKCKKEKDVKQYFKLNGEGGMKMEVDLAKVIQKETIKLDMKATTKDEALKELTELLYDSGTLSNKEEFLEDVYYRETLGSTGIGNGIAIPHGKSKFVNKTSIAFGKTRSDIKWETLDGKPVNFIILFAVTESDKNSVHVRLLSKVAARLGDDEVCEALLGAKSSEEVYEIFTSSDEIQ; from the coding sequence ATGTATAACCTAAATGTAAGACAAATTGAATTTATAAATTTGTTATTAGAAGAGAAACAATATAAGCCAATTAAATATTATACAGAATTCTTGAATGTGTCTGATAAAACTCTAAAGAAAGATCTAATTATAATTGAAGAATATTTAAATAAACATAATGTTGAATTAGATAAGAAACATAGTATTGGAATAATGATAAAGGATACTATGAATGCCAAATTAATTCTGCATAGAGTTCTTCAATCGCAAGAAAGTAAAAATAATAAAATTTCGATTAATTATCGAAGAATTGAAATTATTAAAAATATGCTAACTGACCCACATAATAATACTTCGATTCAAAAGCTTTCTGATAAGTATTATGTTAGTAAGACAAGTATAGTTAATGATTTTAAATATATAGAAGAATGGTTTTCTTTATTTAATTTAAAGTTAGAAAAGACAGTTGAGGGAACACAAATAAATGGATTAGAGGTTGATATTCGTAGAGCCATTGCATCTTTGCTATTTGAATATTCAAAAGATGGAAAAAATAAAAATACGATTGAAGAATTAGCAATACGTTTAGATGCAATTACCTTAAATGCTTTATCAGAGTTATTTGAAAAAGAGAAGATAATATATGTAAATAGACTTCTTCTAGATCTAGAAAAAAAATATAACTGTAGAATAAATGATCCATATTATATTAATTTACTTACTCATATTTTAATTTCAATGGTAAGGGGTTCACAAGGAAGGAAAATATATAAAAAGAGTGATATTGGAAAATTTAAGCCAGAAAAAGATTATGAGGAAGCGGCTTTATGTATTAATAAAATCAATAGAGATTTTGGAATGACACTGGATGAAAGTGAAGTTTATTACTTATATCAATATTTTGTTTCTTTTGGACTGATCAAGGATATGTCAGGAAAAGAGGATACAGTATTAAGTGAATTAGATTGCTTAGCAATAAACTATAGAAATAGAATTACACACTGTATGGAAGAGATCTTGCAAGTAAATATTTCAAAATACCAAAATATAATGGAGAAATTATTACTCCATATACGTCCTATGTTAAATCGTATGAAGCATGATATTCACATATCAAATCCTCTTATTAATGATATAAAGGAGCAGTATCCGATTCTGTTAAATGTATGTAAAGCAGCTACGTTGATGGTATCCTTCGATATGAAACTAAATCATATTCCTATTGATGAAGTTGGGTATTTAACTTTATATTATCAGCTGGGATTAGAGGAGAATTATGCTACAAGAAAACGTGTATTAGTTGTTTGTCATAGTGGGTATGGAACTTCCAAACTTTTAATGACAAGACTTAAAAGATATTTTCCGGAATTTGAAATTATAGAAAGCGCTTCAGCTAGCAGAATGATGAACATAAATCTTGAGGAGATCGATTTTATAATATCGACAGTTCCTTTGGAGTTAGAAAAGAATAGCTATTTATTGGTATCAACTTTTTTGAATGAGCATGATATTAAGAATATATCTGATTTCTTGCTTAATAATAAAAGCAAGCATTTAAGATTAACAAGTTCAACTAAGCTCATTGGAGAGTATCTAAAAGAAGAATTAATATATTTTAACAAAGAAGAGAATGAAGTGAAGAAGCAAATCAATAGAAACATCAAGAGGAGCATTATATTCAATCCAATAGATATTAACAGAAATTTAAAGATACAACTTGGATTTTGCAAGGATGAATGCATACTTGGGCTTTCTATAAATGATATAGAAAATAATGAGAAGCAATTAACTTTTTATATTGCAATGGAAAATGTTGAAATAATGACACTTATTTTAAAAGAAGCATTCAATTTTAATATTAAAGAAGATTATGCCAATTATTTGATGAAATGTAAGAAGGAAAAGGATGTAAAGCAATACTTTAAACTAAATGGTGAAGGTGGTATGAAAATGGAAGTAGATTTAGCAAAAGTAATACAAAAAGAAACAATAAAACTAGATATGAAAGCGACTACAAAAGATGAAGCCTTAAAGGAACTTACAGAACTATTATATGATTCAGGTACACTTTCAAACAAAGAAGAATTTTTAGAGGATGTATATTACAGGGAAACCTTAGGATCAACAGGCATAGGTAATGGTATTGCAATACCTCATGGGAAATCTAAGTTCGTTAATAAAACATCAATAGCTTTTGGAAAAACCAGA